In Halorientalis sp. LT38, a genomic segment contains:
- the hflX gene encoding GTPase HflX: MTATQTETERAVIAKRVDSGTADTGEIRELARAAGYEVVGEVTQTRTEDPAMHFGEGKAATLARTAAREDATVVIFDNKLGPYQTYNLGNELPDDVRVIDRFRLILEIFGQRAQTRKAQLQVELAELRYELPRAEAKASLAKREERPGFMGLGEYDESRERDIKARISRIRDELEDIEQTEQHRREQRRESGFDLVAMAGYTNAGKSTLLRRLAEDLDIDENEELHPDLDTTAESEDRLFTTLGTTTRRADMDRRDVLVTDTVGFITDLPHWLVESFKSTLDAVYRADLVLLVVDVSEPTEQIREKLVTSHDTLSERNQAPIVTVLNKIDRVDDEELERKREALSALAPDPVAVSARDGENVAALRDRIDRELPPFERERLVLPMTDETMSVVSWIHDHARVDDVDYGDQVVIEFEARPRIVEQSRAKAGDLVAAESA, encoded by the coding sequence GTGACGGCGACACAAACCGAGACGGAGCGAGCGGTCATCGCAAAGCGCGTGGACTCGGGGACGGCCGACACCGGGGAGATACGCGAACTCGCACGAGCGGCCGGCTACGAGGTCGTCGGCGAAGTGACCCAGACCCGGACCGAGGATCCCGCGATGCACTTCGGGGAGGGGAAGGCCGCGACGCTCGCGCGGACGGCCGCCCGCGAGGACGCGACGGTCGTCATCTTCGACAACAAGCTCGGTCCCTACCAGACCTACAACCTCGGGAACGAGCTGCCCGACGACGTGCGAGTGATCGACCGGTTCCGGCTCATCCTCGAGATCTTCGGCCAGCGCGCACAGACCCGGAAGGCCCAGCTACAGGTCGAACTCGCGGAGCTGCGATACGAACTCCCCCGCGCCGAGGCCAAGGCCAGTCTGGCGAAACGCGAGGAACGGCCCGGCTTCATGGGGCTGGGCGAGTACGACGAGAGCCGGGAACGGGACATCAAGGCCCGCATCTCCCGCATCCGGGACGAACTCGAGGACATCGAACAGACCGAGCAACACCGGCGCGAACAGCGCCGTGAGTCGGGGTTCGACCTCGTCGCCATGGCCGGGTACACCAACGCCGGCAAGTCGACCCTCTTGCGCCGGCTGGCGGAGGACCTCGATATCGACGAGAACGAGGAGTTGCATCCGGACCTCGACACGACCGCCGAGAGCGAGGACCGACTGTTCACGACGCTCGGGACGACGACGCGGCGGGCCGACATGGACCGCCGGGACGTGCTCGTCACCGACACGGTCGGGTTCATCACGGACCTGCCCCACTGGCTCGTCGAGTCGTTCAAGTCGACGCTCGACGCCGTCTACCGCGCGGATCTCGTCTTGCTGGTTGTCGACGTGAGCGAACCGACCGAACAGATCCGCGAGAAACTCGTCACCTCCCACGACACGCTCTCGGAGCGCAATCAGGCCCCCATCGTGACGGTGCTGAACAAGATCGACCGGGTCGACGACGAGGAACTCGAGCGCAAACGAGAGGCGCTCTCCGCGCTGGCGCCCGATCCCGTGGCCGTCAGCGCCCGGGACGGCGAGAACGTCGCGGCGCTTCGTGACCGCATCGACCGGGAACTGCCCCCCTTCGAGCGCGAGCGTCTGGTGCTGCCGATGACCGACGAGACGATGAGCGTCGTCTCCTGGATCCACGACCACGCTCGCGTCGACGACGTCGACTACGGCGACCAGGTCGTCATCGAGTTCGAGGCGCGGCCGCGGATCGTCGAACAGTCCAGAGCGAAGGCGGGCGACCTCGTCGCGGCCGAGTCAGCCTAG
- a CDS encoding M48 family metalloprotease gives MRHPGLKVRMAVSGVVLFAFYAGLVTVLEPLADLPILVGLTLLFVAGQYKFGKWMAVRSVGGEEFPREEYPEIAAEFDRLCAEMGVEDTKLLIGQMGVPNAFAVGRKGAGVVVVSDTLLELLETDELAGVLAHELAHVKNRDSIVMLLGQSVATLVSMFVFFVIALADDSIVGSLIGWVLSIIVNAVVMIFVLAISRYREYVADDDAAAYTDDPEALARALVKINEVGHHEQAPDVDDRVGALCIFGGKRGLLSILFATHPPMEKRVAKLAPQLLG, from the coding sequence ATGCGACATCCGGGCCTGAAAGTACGCATGGCCGTCTCCGGCGTCGTCCTGTTCGCGTTCTACGCCGGACTGGTGACCGTCCTCGAACCGCTCGCCGACCTGCCGATTCTGGTCGGACTCACCCTGCTGTTCGTCGCCGGACAGTACAAGTTCGGGAAGTGGATGGCCGTCCGGAGCGTCGGCGGCGAGGAGTTTCCGCGCGAGGAGTACCCGGAGATCGCGGCCGAGTTCGACCGTCTCTGCGCCGAGATGGGCGTCGAGGACACGAAACTGCTGATCGGGCAGATGGGCGTGCCCAACGCCTTCGCCGTCGGCCGGAAGGGAGCCGGCGTCGTGGTCGTCTCCGACACGCTGCTCGAGTTGCTGGAGACCGACGAACTCGCGGGCGTGCTCGCCCACGAACTCGCCCACGTCAAGAACCGTGACTCCATCGTGATGTTGCTCGGGCAGTCCGTGGCGACGCTCGTCTCGATGTTCGTGTTCTTCGTGATCGCGCTGGCCGACGACAGCATCGTCGGATCGTTGATCGGCTGGGTCCTCAGTATCATCGTCAACGCCGTCGTGATGATCTTCGTGCTCGCGATCTCCCGCTACCGGGAGTACGTCGCCGACGACGACGCCGCGGCCTACACCGACGACCCGGAAGCGCTGGCTCGCGCGCTGGTCAAGATCAACGAGGTCGGTCACCACGAACAGGCGCCGGACGTGGACGACCGCGTCGGCGCGCTCTGTATCTTCGGCGGGAAGCGCGGCCTGCTGTCGATCCTGTTCGCCACGCACCCGCCGATGGAGAAACGCGTCGCGAAACTCGCACCCCAGCTGCTAGGCTGA
- a CDS encoding M48 family metallopeptidase, translated as MRNVGLKVRMAVVGTILFAFYTAGITFFYVAFGAPIPLLIGASIVFIGVQYKISKWFTLRSLKGQELPEDQYPEIHRFVEQTSRDMGIDKPELYLVEMGVPNAFALGRRGNGTVAVSRELIQILERDELEGVIAHELAHLQNRDSIVMQLGQGIASIIGFAAYFAVLMSGDNDLVDIFLGMIVSNIAQMLVMVFVFAISRHREFVADRDAATAIGRGDPLARALEKISQGAQRREPTAEAKDVSALCIFGSDTSLLSTHPSTEERIKRLRSY; from the coding sequence ATGCGCAACGTTGGACTCAAAGTACGGATGGCGGTCGTGGGAACGATCCTCTTTGCCTTCTACACCGCCGGCATCACGTTCTTCTACGTGGCCTTCGGGGCACCGATCCCGCTTCTGATCGGTGCGAGCATCGTGTTCATCGGCGTCCAGTACAAGATCAGCAAGTGGTTCACCCTCCGGTCGCTCAAGGGACAGGAACTGCCCGAGGACCAGTACCCCGAGATCCACCGCTTCGTCGAGCAGACGAGCCGCGACATGGGGATTGACAAGCCCGAACTCTACCTCGTGGAGATGGGCGTCCCGAACGCCTTCGCGCTGGGTCGCCGGGGGAACGGCACCGTCGCCGTCTCCCGCGAACTGATCCAGATCCTCGAGCGGGACGAACTCGAAGGCGTCATCGCCCACGAACTGGCCCACCTCCAGAACCGTGACTCGATCGTCATGCAACTGGGCCAGGGGATCGCCTCGATCATCGGCTTCGCCGCCTACTTCGCGGTGCTCATGTCGGGGGACAACGACCTCGTCGACATCTTCCTCGGGATGATCGTGAGCAACATCGCCCAGATGCTGGTGATGGTCTTCGTCTTCGCCATCTCCCGGCACCGCGAGTTCGTCGCCGACCGCGACGCCGCCACCGCCATCGGCCGCGGCGACCCGCTCGCCCGCGCCCTCGAAAAGATCTCCCAGGGCGCCCAGCGGCGCGAACCCACCGCCGAGGCCAAGGACGTCAGCGCCCTCTGTATCTTCGGCAGCGACACGAGCCTGCTGTCGACCCACCCCTCGACCGAGGAACGCATCAAGCGCCTCCGTAGCTACTGA
- the moaC gene encoding cyclic pyranopterin monophosphate synthase MoaC, translating to MPEDSADGSDASDDADPLDEVGATAAEGSDELTHTDDEGSVQMVDVGDKQDSARRAVARGEIRLQPATIEAIRADRVEKGDVLATARIGAIQAVKHTWETIPMCHQIPITNVDCEFDVREDRVVATVAVETTGKTGCEMEALEGVTTGLNVVWDMVKAAEKDDEGQYPDTAIADVRVVQKKKDER from the coding sequence ATGCCTGAGGATTCGGCGGACGGATCGGACGCCAGCGACGACGCCGATCCCCTGGACGAGGTCGGTGCGACGGCCGCCGAGGGGAGCGACGAGTTGACCCACACGGACGACGAGGGATCGGTCCAGATGGTGGACGTCGGGGACAAGCAAGACTCGGCCAGGCGGGCGGTGGCGCGTGGCGAGATCCGCCTCCAGCCCGCCACGATCGAGGCCATCCGCGCGGATCGCGTCGAAAAGGGCGACGTGCTGGCCACGGCCCGGATCGGCGCGATCCAGGCGGTCAAACATACCTGGGAGACGATCCCGATGTGCCACCAGATCCCGATCACGAACGTGGACTGCGAGTTCGACGTCCGCGAGGACCGCGTGGTCGCGACCGTCGCCGTCGAGACCACCGGCAAGACCGGCTGCGAGATGGAGGCGCTGGAGGGCGTGACGACCGGCCTCAACGTCGTCTGGGACATGGTCAAGGCCGCCGAGAAAGACGACGAGGGGCAGTACCCGGACACCGCCATCGCGGACGTCCGGGTCGTTCAGAAAAAGAAGGACGAACGCTGA
- a CDS encoding NAD(P)H-hydrate dehydratase — protein MMRVQDQAVLDANAAALGVPRKQLMESSGNAVARVVREVAEPGDAVEIVAGRGNNGGDAFVTARFLTEFEVTVHLLGRAETITTDIARENWAALQRAEVDAREVRDSTGLELDDPDVIVDAMLGTGVTGALREPEGTAAEAMNEADATVVAVDVPSGVDADTGEAAGAAVDADRVVTFHDDKPGLADLAADVTVADIGIPEAAELFVERGDLLRLSRAPQSHKGDHGEVLVIGGGPYTGAPALSAQAAFRAGADLVRVACPSSIAREVQSYSEGIIVRPFTGDLLEPGHVDQLLDRAVEHDVVILGPGLGNAKGSLEAVEEFLGEFDGRAVVDADALQVVPDVDTDATLLCTPHQGELRKMGGETDDDWRERAALVSDFAADLDATLLVKGAYDVVSDGETTRVNRTGNPGMTVGGTGDVLAGAAGALAATQAPVDAAAIAAYANGRAGDIVVEDRGHGLVATDLVDALPTALWGEGDA, from the coding sequence ATGATGCGGGTACAGGACCAGGCCGTGCTGGACGCGAACGCCGCGGCCCTTGGGGTCCCACGGAAACAGCTGATGGAGTCGAGCGGCAACGCGGTGGCGCGAGTGGTCCGGGAGGTGGCCGAGCCGGGCGACGCGGTCGAGATCGTCGCCGGCCGCGGGAACAACGGCGGCGACGCCTTCGTCACTGCTCGCTTCCTGACGGAGTTCGAGGTCACCGTCCACCTGCTCGGTCGCGCCGAGACGATCACCACCGACATCGCCCGGGAGAACTGGGCGGCCCTGCAGCGCGCCGAGGTCGACGCCCGGGAGGTCCGCGACTCGACCGGGCTCGAACTCGACGACCCGGACGTGATCGTCGACGCGATGCTCGGTACGGGTGTCACGGGAGCCCTCCGCGAACCCGAGGGCACGGCGGCCGAGGCGATGAACGAGGCGGACGCGACGGTCGTCGCCGTCGACGTTCCCTCGGGTGTCGACGCCGACACGGGCGAAGCAGCGGGAGCGGCCGTCGACGCGGATCGCGTCGTCACGTTCCACGACGACAAGCCGGGACTCGCGGACCTGGCGGCCGACGTGACGGTCGCGGACATCGGCATCCCCGAGGCGGCGGAACTGTTCGTCGAGCGCGGCGACCTGCTGCGCCTGTCGCGAGCTCCCCAGAGTCACAAGGGCGACCACGGCGAGGTACTCGTGATCGGCGGCGGGCCCTACACGGGCGCGCCGGCCCTGTCCGCCCAGGCCGCCTTCCGTGCCGGCGCCGACCTGGTCCGGGTGGCCTGCCCCTCCTCGATCGCCCGTGAAGTCCAGAGCTATTCCGAGGGGATCATCGTCCGGCCGTTCACCGGCGATCTGCTCGAACCCGGCCACGTCGACCAGTTGCTCGACCGCGCCGTCGAACACGACGTGGTGATCCTCGGGCCGGGACTGGGGAACGCGAAAGGGAGTCTCGAGGCCGTCGAGGAGTTCCTGGGCGAGTTCGACGGCCGGGCGGTCGTGGACGCCGACGCCCTCCAGGTCGTCCCGGACGTCGACACCGACGCGACGCTCCTCTGTACCCCCCACCAGGGAGAATTGCGGAAGATGGGCGGCGAGACCGACGACGACTGGCGTGAACGGGCGGCCCTCGTCTCCGACTTCGCTGCGGACCTCGACGCGACGCTGCTGGTCAAGGGCGCCTACGACGTGGTCAGCGACGGCGAGACCACGCGCGTCAACCGGACCGGGAACCCCGGGATGACCGTCGGTGGAACGGGCGACGTGCTCGCGGGGGCCGCCGGCGCGCTCGCCGCTACGCAGGCCCCGGTCGACGCGGCCGCGATCGCCGCCTACGCCAACGGACGGGCCGGCGATATCGTGGTCGAAGACCGCGGGCACGGGCTGGTCGCGACGGACCTCGTCGACGCGCTCCCGACGGCCCTGTGGGGTGAGGGCGATGCCTGA
- a CDS encoding acylphosphatase — protein sequence MSDEVRAHVFVTGKVQGVYYRANTRDTAQERGVDGWVRNLGDGRVEAVFEGPSEDVESMVEWCHEGSPRARVDDVSVEYEDPEDLEGFDVKW from the coding sequence ATGAGCGACGAGGTCCGCGCACACGTCTTCGTCACGGGGAAAGTCCAGGGCGTCTACTACCGCGCGAACACGCGCGACACGGCCCAGGAGCGGGGCGTCGACGGCTGGGTCCGCAACCTCGGCGACGGACGCGTCGAGGCCGTATTCGAGGGGCCCTCCGAGGACGTCGAGTCGATGGTCGAGTGGTGCCACGAGGGGAGTCCACGCGCCCGCGTCGACGACGTTTCGGTGGAGTACGAGGACCCCGAGGATCTGGAGGGGTTCGACGTCAAGTGGTGA
- a CDS encoding DNA-3-methyladenine glycosylase family protein: MQRGRIDATTLAGGVDLQSTVESGQSYLWSREDETTYERDRAHGGDAWYWTTLRPTDRDDPAVCRVRQREGALEWESHVDADPHLRRLLRLDDDLAAIAADAPDDELLRAAFDAYRGMRIVRDPPFGSLISFICSAQMRVARIHAMQTALRRAYGEPITFDGETYHAYPTPAALAGASEAELRDLGLGYRAPYVLRTAEMVESGEAGPEEAGDLSYEAARESLTRFVGVGEKVADCVLLFSLDFLEAVPLDTWIRTTIEEYYPDCDRGSYAETSRAIRDAFGGEYAGYVQTYVFHYLRNGGTVA, translated from the coding sequence ATGCAACGGGGTCGGATCGACGCGACGACACTCGCCGGCGGCGTCGACCTCCAGTCGACCGTCGAGAGCGGCCAGTCGTACCTCTGGTCGCGCGAGGACGAGACGACCTACGAACGCGACCGCGCCCACGGAGGCGACGCCTGGTACTGGACCACCCTGCGCCCGACCGACCGCGACGACCCGGCCGTCTGCAGAGTGCGACAGCGCGAGGGCGCGCTCGAATGGGAGTCCCACGTCGACGCCGACCCCCACCTCCGGCGACTGCTCCGCCTCGACGACGACCTGGCGGCGATCGCCGCCGACGCGCCCGACGACGAACTGCTCCGTGCGGCCTTCGACGCCTATCGGGGGATGCGGATCGTCCGCGACCCGCCCTTTGGCTCCCTGATCTCCTTCATCTGCTCGGCGCAGATGCGCGTCGCCCGCATCCACGCCATGCAGACGGCGCTGCGCCGGGCGTACGGCGAGCCTATCACGTTCGACGGAGAGACGTACCACGCGTACCCGACGCCCGCGGCCCTGGCCGGGGCCAGCGAGGCAGAGCTCCGCGATCTAGGCCTGGGTTACCGCGCGCCGTACGTGCTGCGGACCGCGGAGATGGTCGAAAGCGGGGAGGCCGGCCCCGAGGAGGCTGGCGACCTCTCCTACGAGGCGGCCCGCGAGTCCCTCACGCGATTCGTCGGCGTCGGCGAGAAGGTGGCCGACTGCGTCCTCCTGTTCTCGCTCGACTTCCTCGAAGCCGTGCCGCTCGACACCTGGATCCGGACGACCATCGAGGAGTACTACCCCGACTGCGACCGGGGCTCCTACGCCGAGACCTCACGGGCGATCCGCGACGCCTTCGGGGGCGAGTACGCCGGTTACGTCCAGACCTACGTCTTCCACTACCTCCGCAACGGCGGAACCGTGGCCTGA
- a CDS encoding DUF555 domain-containing protein translates to MNCRVVVEAAVPVYDVETPDEAVRIAISKTGEMLNPDLNYVEINMGQRSCPHCGEDQEPAFIAADESLVALELEMTVFNVEREEHAARIARKEIGQRLENIPLDVLEIEAIDEEGEEEAEDDTVEDSAESETTAEEITSEADAGRETDEEGEVLPEFEELIDE, encoded by the coding sequence ATGAATTGCAGAGTTGTCGTAGAGGCCGCTGTTCCGGTCTACGACGTCGAAACACCGGACGAGGCGGTCCGGATCGCCATCTCGAAGACGGGGGAGATGCTCAATCCCGATCTCAACTACGTCGAGATCAACATGGGCCAGCGCAGCTGCCCGCACTGTGGGGAGGATCAGGAGCCCGCCTTCATCGCCGCCGACGAGAGCCTGGTCGCCCTCGAACTGGAGATGACCGTCTTCAACGTCGAGCGCGAGGAACACGCCGCCCGGATCGCCCGCAAAGAGATCGGGCAGCGCCTCGAGAACATCCCGCTCGACGTCCTGGAGATCGAGGCCATCGACGAGGAGGGTGAGGAGGAAGCCGAAGACGACACGGTCGAGGACAGCGCCGAGTCGGAGACGACGGCCGAGGAGATCACGTCCGAGGCGGACGCGGGACGGGAGACCGACGAGGAGGGGGAAGTGCTGCCGGAGTTCGAGGAGCTCATCGACGAGTGA
- a CDS encoding UPF0058 family protein, with product MKKQELIHLHGLLAQVQNHYEETTGNEVEHDEYERVNVRPTSIHMSKDDHKDAVFALAGGITSSFGEEETTEHVPAAAD from the coding sequence ATGAAAAAGCAGGAGCTCATCCATCTTCACGGCCTGCTTGCACAGGTGCAGAACCACTACGAAGAGACGACAGGTAACGAGGTCGAACACGACGAGTACGAGCGTGTCAACGTTCGACCGACCTCGATCCACATGTCGAAGGACGACCACAAGGACGCCGTCTTCGCGCTGGCCGGCGGCATCACGTCCTCGTTCGGCGAGGAAGAGACGACCGAGCACGTTCCCGCGGCCGCAGACTGA